A section of the Triticum dicoccoides isolate Atlit2015 ecotype Zavitan chromosome 7A, WEW_v2.0, whole genome shotgun sequence genome encodes:
- the LOC119330809 gene encoding exocyst complex component EXO70B1-like, translating to MDGPAELEAAEQVLIRLDSSLASTAAAEPAAVGGEPMLFDGAGDRTEAELFLRAVDNIRRLAPSSPSVVGSPRRSSGSGAAAGGGGCSAVQVTMARLEDEFRHLLSSRAFDLEIEALADLTSLCISSDRTNSVSSMDLPAVEEDDSISDCGGRRSSYRSLRSIREIDLLPDDAVADLRAIACRMAAAGYGRECAQVYASIRKPAVDASLRRLGVERLSIGDVQRLEWDALEAKIRRWIRAARAAVRGVFASERRLSFHVFHDLPISNVTVVSVVTAAPATHDTPFVEAVKGAALQLFGFAEAISIGRRSPEKLFKIIDLHDALSDLLPDVSDIFAASKAAESIYVQAVEIRSRLADAVRGILSEFENAVLRDPPKTAVPGGTVHPLTRYVMNYSSLISDYKATLTELIVSRPSASARLAAEGNELAPCLSCLELPEHENQSPLAAHIIWIIVVLEHNLESKVSLYKDTALSHLFLMNNVHYIVHKVKDSPDLWSMIGDDYLKRLTGKFTVAATNYQRTSWLKILNCLRDEGLHVSGGFSSGISKSALRERFKSFNAAFEDAHRVQSGWFVPDTQLREELRISISEKLLPAYRSFLGRFRHHIENGKHPELYIKHSAEDLENAVNDFFEGAPPSPHNRRRSHG from the coding sequence ATGGATGGaccggcggagctggaggcggcggagcaagtGCTGATACGGTTGGACTCGTCGTTggcttcgacggcggcggcggagccggcGGCGGTTGGGGGCGAGCCGATGCTGTTCGACGGAGCAGGGGATCGAACCGAGGCGGAGCTGTTCCTCCGTGCTGTGGATAACATCCGCCGCCTCGCTCCGTCGTCCCCCTCGGTGGTCGGGAGCCCGCGGCGGTCGTCCGGGTCGggggcggcggctggtggaggcgggTGCAGCGCCGTGCAGGTCACGATGGCGCGGCTCGAGGACGAGTTCCGCCACTTGCTCTCGTCCCGCGCCTTCGACCTCGAGATCGAGGCGCTCGCCGACCTGACATCTCTCTGTATCTCCAGCGACCGAACGAACTCGGTCTCATCCATGGACCTCCCAGCTGTGGAGGAAGATGACTCCATCTCCGACTGCGGCGGCCGGCGAAGCAGCTACCGCTCGCTCCGGAGCATCCGTGAGATCGACCTCCTCCCCGACGACGCCGTTGCCGACCTCCGCGCCATCGCCTGCCGAATGGCTGCGGCTGGGTACGGCCGCGAGTGTGCCCAGGTGTACGCCTCCATTCGCAAGCCGGCCGTGGACGCCTCCCTCCGCCGGCTCGGCGTCGAACGGCTCAGCATCGGTGATGTCCAGCGCCTCGAGTGGGACGCTCTCGAGGCCAAGATCCGCCGATGGATCCGAGCTGCCCGTGCCGCCGTCCGCGGCGTTTTTGCCAGCGAGCGCCGCCTCTCCTTCCACGTCTTCCATGACCTCCCAATCTCCAATGTCACCGTTGTCAGCGTCGTCACCGCGGCTCCAGCCACGCATGACACCCCCTTCGTCGAAGCTGTCAAGGGTGCGGCGCTTCAGCTGTTTGGCTTCGCTGAGGCCATCAGCATCGGTCGCCGCTCTCCCGAGAAGCTCTTCAAGATTATCGATCTCCACGACGCGCTATCTGACCTGCTGCCTGACGTCTCCGACATTTTCGCTGCATCCAAGGCAGCCGAATCGATATACGTGCAGGCCGTAGAGATCCGATCGCGCCTCGCAGATGCAGTGCGTGGAATACTCTCGGAGTTTGAGAACGCAGTTCTCCGCGACCCGCCCAAGACTGCAGTTCCTGGCGGCACCGTCCACCCGCTCACACGGTACGTGATGAACTATAGCAGCCTCATTTCCGACTACAAGGCCACGCTCACCGAGCTGATTGTATCACGTCCGTCGGCAAGTGCCCGGCTTGCTGCTGAAGGCAATGAGCTTGCGCCATGCTTGTCCTGCCTCGAACTACCCGAGCATGAGAATCAGTCACCGCTTGCTGCCCATATCATCTGGATCATTGTTGTCCTTGAACACAACCTTGAGAGCAAGGTGTCACTCTACAAGGACACGGCTCTCTCACATTTGTTCTTGATGAACAATGTACACTATATTGTACACAAGGTCAAGGATTCACCTGACCTCTGGAGCATGATTGGTGATGATTACTTGAAGCGGCTTACAGGAAAGTTCACAGTGGCCGCCACAAATTACCAGCGGACGTCATGGCTAAAGATCCTGAATTGTTTGCGAGATGAGGGTCTTCATGTAAGTGGTGGCTTCTCGTCAGGAATATCCAAGTCAGCTCTGCGGGAGCGATTCAAGTCCTTCAATGCTGCATTTGAGGATGCGCATAGGGTGCAATCTGGGTGGTTCGTGCCGGACACGCAGCTGAGGGAGGAGCTGAGGATCTCAATATCAGAGAAGCTGTTGCCAGCATACAGGTCGTTCCTTGGCAGGTTCCGGCATCATATAGAGAATGGGAAGCATCCAGAGTTGTACATCAAGCACTCAGCTGAGGACCTTGAGAATGCCGTGAATGATTTCTTTGAAGGGGCTCCTCCTTCCCCGCATAATAGGAGGAGATCTCATGGATGA